The following are encoded in a window of Amaranthus tricolor cultivar Red isolate AtriRed21 chromosome 2, ASM2621246v1, whole genome shotgun sequence genomic DNA:
- the LOC130805313 gene encoding uncharacterized protein LOC130805313 → MKGKVQIPTLKNPPRFLEDLLSRKDSRSRYFVENIRAFNMMFAFTSMGGRVDNTVNKGRGPYCFRLGGQNYHRIGSLLPTEGNTAKFQQLYIVDTENEIENKKRAFR, encoded by the coding sequence ATGAAAGGCAAAGTTCAAATTCCTACACTTAAAAATCCACCGAGATTTTTGGAGGATTTATTGAGCAGGAAAGATTCTAGGAGTAgatattttgttgaaaatataCGTGCGTTCAACATGATGTTTGCATTTACATCAATGGGAGGTCGAGTAGATAATACTGTTAACAAAGGTCGAGGGCCATATTGTTTTAGACTAGGAGGTCAAAATTACCATAGAATTGGTAGTTTGTTGCCAACAGAAGGAAATACAGCAAAGTTTCAACAATTATACATCGTAGATACTGAaaatgagattgaaaacaaaaaacgTGCTTTTAggtaa